CTGCTTGAGCTTGCGGTAAAGGGTGCGCTCCGAAATACCCAGGTCCTGGGCGGCATACTTGCGCTTGTTGTGATGCTTCTTCAACGCCTTGAGAATCATTTCCTTCTCAATAGCATCGAGCGACAGCGTTTCCTCCTCGGTTTCGTGCGAGATATCCTCGGTCTGGTCGCTTTCGTCGTCATCGGCATAGGCGCCCGAGGAAGTTACATCGACCCGCAGCGGCGCCGCCGGGTTGGCGGGCAGGTAGTAGCCCCCGCCAGCCTCGGCCGGGCCATCGGGGCTAGCGAAGGGCGAAGCCTCGCTGAGGTTGGTAAACAGGTGGCTGTTCTGGCGCAGCAGCTCCTGCGTGTCGGCGGCGGCGGGGCGGTTGCCGGTGGCCAGCTCCAGCACCACCTTTTTGAGGTCGGTCATGTCGCGGCGCATGTCGAAGAGCAGCCGGTACAAAATATCGCGCTCCGAGTACGAGCCGAAGTCGCCGCCGCTAGCCCCGCCATGGCCGGGCAGCAGCGCCGGCAACTGCGAGGTTTGGGCGGCGGGCAGGTAGGTGGCCAGCCGCGCGGCATCGACCTCGCGGTCGAACTCCAGCACCGAAATCTGCTCGGCGATATTCTTGAGCTGGCGAATATTGCCGGGGAAGCGGAAACGCGTCAGCAGCCGCACCGCATCGGGCGTGAGGCTAATGGGCTTCACGCGGTGCTTCTCCGAAAAATCGGCCGTAAACTTCCTGAACAGCAAGTAAATATCATCGCCGCGCTCACGCAGGGGTGGAACCGTAATCGGCACCGTGTTGAGGCGATAATACAGGTCCTCGCGGAACTTGCCGGCCTGCACGCGGTCGAGCAGATTGACGTTGGTGGCGGCCACCACGCGCACGTCGGTCTTCTGCACCTTGCTGCTGCCGACACGGATAAACTCGCCGTTTTCGAGCACGCGCAGCAGGCGGGCCTGGGTGCCCAGCGGCATTTCGGCAATCTCATCGAGGAAGATGGTGCCGCCGTCGGTTACCTCAAAGTAGCCCTTGCGCGCCTCATTGGCCCCCGTGAAGGCGCCCTTCTCGTGGCCAAACAGCTCCGAGTCGATAGTGCCCTCCGGAATGGCGCCGCAGTTGATGGCGATAAACTGCCCGTGCTTGCGCGGTGAGAGTGCGTGAATAATCTTGGAAAACGACTCCTTACCCGACCCGCTTTCGCCAGTGATGAGCACGGTCATGTCGGTCGGCGCCACCTGGCTAGCCACCTGAATGGCGTAGTTCAGCGCCGGCGCATTGCCGATGATGCCGAAGCGCAGCTTGATGGATTGAATTTCTTGGTTGGTCAAGGCTTCTGTTTCTTTAGCAGTGAGCTTATTCAGTTTTAAGTATCTCGTTAAAACGTGGAAACCCAGCTACGTACTTTATTTTGACAATCTGCCCTACAGCGTATTTGCTGTTGAGGCTGTTGCCCGTGTATTGTTTACCATCAACTGCGAATTGATACGAGTAAGAAAAGTCATGAGAAACAGGACTATTGCCGAAATAATTTTTTTCGTCGATTATCACTGCTTCAGTAATAACACCCTCTGTTCGCAGATAGTGGTTGCCAATAGAGGAATAAATTATAAAGCCAGCCGGAATAAGAATGGGAATGAGCGCAAGGAGTAAGCATCCTATGCCAGCCCTAATAATTTTTAGTCGCTTTTTCCTTTTTCGCTCAGGAGCTAGCTCAGCCCATTTATTCCGCGCCATCTAATCAAACTGCCTCCCCCAGCAGCGCACCGCCGGTCGTACTAGTCACAAATACGTTAACGTAGTCGCCTTTCTGGTGATTGCCCTTCGGGAAAATAACCACCTGGTTCTGGCTGTTGCGGCCGCTCAGGTGCTCCTGCGAGCGTTTGCTGGGGCCTTCGGCCAGTACCTGGTGCACGCGGCCCACCATGCGGGCGTAGCGGGCGCGGGCGTGCAGCTGCTGGCGGTCGATGATTTCCTGCAAGCGGCGCTTCTTGGTTTCGAGCGGAACATCATCTTCGAGCTTGCGGGCGGCCAGGGTGCCGGGGCGCTCCGAGTAGAAGAAATTATAGCCCATGTCGTACTGCGCGAAGTCGAGCAGACTCAGGCTGTCCTGGTGCTCTTCCTCGGTTTCGGAGCAGAAACCGGCAATCATGTCGGTCGAGATGGCGCAGTTCTCGCCCAGAATGCGGCGGATGGCCTGCACCCGCTGCTCGTACCAGGGCCGGTCGTAGGTGCGGTTCATCAGCTCCAGCACCCGCGAGTTGCCGCTCTGGGCGGGCAGGTGAATGTACTTGCAGATGTTGTCGTGGCGGGCCATCGTGTGCAGCACCTCGTCGGTTATATCCTTGGGGTGCGAGGTTGAGAAACGCACCCGCAGCTCGGGGCTCACCAGTGCCACGCGCTCCAATAGCTGCGCGAAGTTGACGCGCTCGGCACCGTCTTCGCTAGCCCACTTGTAGGAGTCCACGTTCTGGCCCAGCAGGGTAACTTCTTTGTAGCCAGCGGCCACGAGGTCGCGGGCTTCCTGCACGATGCTGTGGGCATCGCGGCTGCGCTCGCGGCCCCGGGTGAAGGGTACTACGCAGAAGGAACACATGTTGTCGCAGCCGCGCATAATGCTGATAAAGGCCGTGATGCCGTTCGAGTTTAGGCGCACG
The genomic region above belongs to Hymenobacter sp. BRD128 and contains:
- a CDS encoding sigma-54-dependent Fis family transcriptional regulator; protein product: MTNQEIQSIKLRFGIIGNAPALNYAIQVASQVAPTDMTVLITGESGSGKESFSKIIHALSPRKHGQFIAINCGAIPEGTIDSELFGHEKGAFTGANEARKGYFEVTDGGTIFLDEIAEMPLGTQARLLRVLENGEFIRVGSSKVQKTDVRVVAATNVNLLDRVQAGKFREDLYYRLNTVPITVPPLRERGDDIYLLFRKFTADFSEKHRVKPISLTPDAVRLLTRFRFPGNIRQLKNIAEQISVLEFDREVDAARLATYLPAAQTSQLPALLPGHGGASGGDFGSYSERDILYRLLFDMRRDMTDLKKVVLELATGNRPAAADTQELLRQNSHLFTNLSEASPFASPDGPAEAGGGYYLPANPAAPLRVDVTSSGAYADDDESDQTEDISHETEEETLSLDAIEKEMILKALKKHHNKRKYAAQDLGISERTLYRKLKQYDLESA
- the miaB gene encoding tRNA (N6-isopentenyl adenosine(37)-C2)-methylthiotransferase MiaB; this translates as MSQPLITLDFLDKAPTTEALALPTEVRVSTATRTGGARKLYIESYGCQMNFSDSEIVSSILADEGFDTTEDLATADLVLLNTCSIREKAEQTVRMRLKQINSHKKRKPGMLVGVLGCMAERLKSKFLEEEKIVDLVVGPDAYRDLPQLISQVDGGQKAVNVLLSREETYADITPVRLNSNGITAFISIMRGCDNMCSFCVVPFTRGRERSRDAHSIVQEARDLVAAGYKEVTLLGQNVDSYKWASEDGAERVNFAQLLERVALVSPELRVRFSTSHPKDITDEVLHTMARHDNICKYIHLPAQSGNSRVLELMNRTYDRPWYEQRVQAIRRILGENCAISTDMIAGFCSETEEEHQDSLSLLDFAQYDMGYNFFYSERPGTLAARKLEDDVPLETKKRRLQEIIDRQQLHARARYARMVGRVHQVLAEGPSKRSQEHLSGRNSQNQVVIFPKGNHQKGDYVNVFVTSTTGGALLGEAV